The genomic window GTTCTGAATGTTCCACTGATTTCCGAGTTAAAGACTGCACCGAGTCAGTTATGTTGTATCTGCCAGGCTGGTAAAAGCCATAATATTCTATACTCTTTTCCCCTGAGTTTTCCAGCACTTTTAGTTTTTGCCTAAACTGAATAATTTTACAGATTAAGAACAGGATAACAGCACAGGCCAGAATGAAAAAGGCTAGTAAAATATCAAAAGCTTGATTCAGCTTTTTAACCTGTTGTGTACAAATCAGGGTTGTTTTTAATGATACAGGAGCAGGATCTGTTGTAAACAACCATTCTTCTTCTACATTTCTATTAGTAGGTATAATTTCTGCTGGTATTTGCACTGGTAATGTTGATAACACTGTAGCTGTCTGTGATGGCACTTCAACAGTATATTCCTGATAAGGCAATGGGGTAGATGATGTAGCTGTAGTTCCCTCCCAGAAAGCAATATACTTAGCTTCTGCAGTGACAAACTGTTCCAATATGTTGTGCCTGTTCCCTTTATGCCAGGCCATCAGCAGAGTGGTAGCGCTGCGATGCACCCCAACAGATCCCAGACTcagggctgagcctgggctggcagtggggcCAATGCAGTTTGAAAACCAAGCCCATTTCATGTAATGCAAAGGTCTACCACGCATACTCTGAGGATTCTGACAGTGAATTTTTGTGGAAACAGATGATGTTGCTAGCCAATTAAGTAACGCAAGGATTTTACAGCTGCAGTTCCAAGGATTAGAATGTACCTGCAGATGAGTTAAAGATACTAAGGGCTTGAGCAATTCAGGTTGTAACTCTGTGATTTTATTAAATGCTAAATTGAGTACTTTAAGTGACTGCCCCATTTTTTCAAAGGTACCATTGCCAATACTggctattttatttctgtctagCTGTAGATACATTAAATTGTTCAATAAGGTAAAAGTGCtggaatttatattttctaaatcATTATAACTTAAGATTAGCTGGCTAAGGTTGTTTAATCCAAAAAATCCATTTACAGCAACACATTTTAGCTTGACATTTTTCAAAGACAGATATTTAAGCTTATTAAGTCCCTTAAATGCAAAAGACTGAATTGATCCAATGGGATTGTGAGACAAAGAAAGTCTTTCAAGATTTTTGAGCCTTCCAATAGCATTTGATGGCACAAGTGGCAAGTTGTTACCTTGAAGAAACAAATATGAAAGATTTTCAAGATGATGAAATGCTGCATCTGATATCCGTGAAATCTTATTATTTGCCAGGTTTAGTGTTTGGAGACTTATCATTCCCCAGAAAGTCCCACTTCCAAGGACACTGAGACGATTTCTTTGAAGAGCTAAATATCTAACAGAAAGAAGATCACTAAATAATCCTCTGGGAAGAAAAGCTATTTGATTATTCTGAAGATATAAACAATGAAGATTGGAAAGCCCTTCAAAGATTCCTGGATCCAGACGTTTAATATTATTGCTATTTAGATGCAAGTAGCACAGTTTGGGGAGTTCCACAAAAGCTTTTGGGTGTACATACAAAATACTGGAGTTATCCATGTAGAGTACAGCAAGCTTCAGAAAGCCTCTTAGATCATTTGGAGTGACATGTGATATATTATTTCCACTGAGGTAAACAAGAATTGTTGTTTTTGGAAGGTTCCAAGGGATGCTTGAAAGCCCTGCATTACGACAGCTAACTTGTctctctgtgcagagctgaCAAGCAGATGGACAGCCGAAAGCCTCCTTCTGGAGcagcaacaaaagaaaacaattaaatatATACAGGAATGCTCCTGGGCAGGGTGAAGAACTTTGCAGAACACACATATCCCTGTCTTTGGCCTTCTTACTCCTCTCTGACTTCACTAGTAGAGATAAAAAGaagtatataaatattattaattcaaatatatttattatatatattaattattaataattattttaatctatGTGTACAGTCAAAAATATTAGCATCGCTCTCAAGATTGGTATTTTATATGTTATTCTTTCATGCCAAACAAGCAGTTTAGAACTCCAACTTACTAACTGGACTTCACTTCAAAAAAATTTCGAAGTAAATGGACAATTATGTAACAATACTGCTAACATagccagaaaatatttaaatggctGTAGCATAAAAGTATCTAAGCTGCCAAAATAgcttatattaatttaaaaatactgtatattCTCTAGTTCTTATAGTTA from Vidua macroura isolate BioBank_ID:100142 chromosome Z, ASM2450914v1, whole genome shotgun sequence includes these protein-coding regions:
- the LRRC70 gene encoding leucine-rich repeat-containing protein 70, which produces MCVLQSSSPCPGAFLYIFNCFLLLLLQKEAFGCPSACQLCTERQVSCRNAGLSSIPWNLPKTTILVYLSGNNISHVTPNDLRGFLKLAVLYMDNSSILYVHPKAFVELPKLCYLHLNSNNIKRLDPGIFEGLSNLHCLYLQNNQIAFLPRGLFSDLLSVRYLALQRNRLSVLGSGTFWGMISLQTLNLANNKISRISDAAFHHLENLSYLFLQGNNLPLVPSNAIGRLKNLERLSLSHNPIGSIQSFAFKGLNKLKYLSLKNVKLKCVAVNGFFGLNNLSQLILSYNDLENINSSTFTLLNNLMYLQLDRNKIASIGNGTFEKMGQSLKVLNLAFNKITELQPELLKPLVSLTHLQVHSNPWNCSCKILALLNWLATSSVSTKIHCQNPQSMRGRPLHYMKWAWFSNCIGPTASPGSALSLGSVGVHRSATTLLMAWHKGNRHNILEQFVTAEAKYIAFWEGTTATSSTPLPYQEYTVEVPSQTATVLSTLPVQIPAEIIPTNRNVEEEWLFTTDPAPVSLKTTLICTQQVKKLNQAFDILLAFFILACAVILFLICKIIQFRQKLKVLENSGEKSIEYYGFYQPGRYNITDSVQSLTRKSVEHSELDQIRLLKRTVSESQAQVILFEHSSL